The genomic interval CAGGACTAGCTAAAGACCATGCAGGGAAACCTTTTGACAGACTAGCTTGGCTAGGCTGGAAGAGCAGCTAAGACCAACAAACCATCACGTTTTAGCCATTTTCCCCAGCAGGGAAATCAATAACATTTCCAACTTTTGCTGGATTGTATTTTTTCTGGTGTACAAGTTACAACCAACCAATTCTTGTTTCACTGTTTCACCATTTCAACCCATCAGAGTGAAAACATTCCCAGTGACTACAGAATACCTATCTACTTCATCACCAAGGATGTGGTAAGTgtgataaatgcaaatatttgatGATATGGTTGACTTAGTTTGGTCTATTGTTCATTTGGATACATTTACAGTGGCCCAAAATCATATTTGCAGACTCTGAGCCACcctttatgaatgtattttatttatattagttatcaaaatatcaaaccacGTGGCAGACAAAAGATGCCAAAACTGATCACTGAATCAACTTTTAATCAGCTGGTGAAGTTAGTTTTCTTAGCAGCCTTGATATCTTTCCTCattctaaacctaacctaaatcTATATTAAACCCTAACAAGCATATGTTGaaatgcattgaattaaaaatgctcatagcttctttaaaataaattccacCTGACATAGATATCATACAGTtgcatgaatacatttataagtGTGGCTTAAGTGTCCAATCCATTTTAAGCCCATTATCAAAATGAAAGATTATGTTCCAGAAGTGATGCCtataaatatttgtctttttttaacttctAAGGGTGGAGCTTGCTGGCCAAATGTGAACCTGTATCACGTCGAAAGTAGTTTAAAAACACTGGCCCTCAAGTTTGGCAACCTGTCCACCAATAAAGCAAACATCACTATATTTATAACAATGCTGGAGGGTTTTCGTATTACTCTGGACGAAGAGAAGCTGGTAATTCCCTTTCGTTTGCATTCGCATTCTTTGAAACGTTGTCGTGGCTTTCGGTTCATTCTGGTTTGTTTGTCTTCTTTAGGAGGTGGCAATGCAAACATTCGAGTGCCATTACAGAAGGGGAAAGTGGCCGACAAGACGTTACTTCAATCACGTTAAAGAGGTTCTTACAGCGGCTGGATCCAAGCTTGGCGATTTTAATAACTGCACACCTCCTCCTTGCAAGACCCCCCCAGCTCCTGCTTTCACTCCAGgtgaatgtgcatttttttcccctcatgtATATGATGCATGAGCAGAATTAGAtgggatcttttttttttgtatgaaaaaaaatgagttCTGCGGAAAGGATGTTAAGATGATAAGGCAAAGAACAGAGGAGTTCCAAGGAGGATGATTCTATCTGGGCTGCACAGCAGTTTCTTAAAACCGGACCACAAGTGTGCAAAACACACACTATAGCAGGGacatttgtaaatatgtttgtaaaaCAGGAGTGTAGGACTATCCGAGCAAGCAATAACATTCTAGTGAATTGTATGAATCCCTTAGTGGGAGGTCCAGCATGAGAACTTGACAGCCTTCACAAAGTCTCACTTTTTGCTTTAGTCTGaaagaattataaatatataattctaaaaaaagttattttaacatCCTCTACATTTAGCGAATATTACATTGTGCTTCAATATTcgacattttaatatgaatttgatCCTTTCTCAACATTTAACAGAATATGTAAAAACCTTGCTTGTTGTGAGAACCTGAGCTCatgaaataataacattataaaggcTACATAATTGCAATGGagtattatgaattatttatgctttatttattcgttGTGCGTGTTTTAATGCGTTGTGCTTTAAAGACAGATAGACCGTATTCACAATGGCAATTCTGATTAGCATGAaactatatagtatataattaaCTATGGTtggattattttgaaaataatttttttctaaaaacaaatttGTCTATATCttgctgtcatttttttcacataGGCTAATATTCTCAATTAAAAGATATTATCCTCATTATAACCTAAATTATCGTAATTCTAActattttgtgtttctgttgtaTCAAAGACTTTTTGTTTCATTAGCAACATTGAGGAGACTAACAATGAATCTATGATGCTTTGAATGCCGTCCAAGAAAAATGGAAGCCGTTGGGAAGATTAAACACTTCATTAATGCCAGTGCTTTTGAGATTATTCATTCAGGTGTCCACATACTTCATGCTATATAGTGTACTGTACAAGTAAGAGCTAAGAAGggaatgtgctttttttgttgttgttctggcAGGTAAAAGCCGACAGCAGAACGGTATGAGCGGAGCTATTCATGGGCTCCTGGCGCTGCTCATCATCCCTAGCATGGCGCTTCTGGTCCTTACTGTCAAGATGGTAAGTTAACACCCTGATATACCCTTACAAAGTATAGCCATGTTTACCAGCAGCAGAAGCTTGCGTCAAAATTGTAAGGAAGCCCTGAAGGCGCTCAAcaaatttttcacatttttgcattgaCAGCGCTCTGCTTTGAGAACACccatattttgcatgtctcaATGGAGTGAGGTCAATTATGATAGAAAGG from Puntigrus tetrazona isolate hp1 chromosome 4, ASM1883169v1, whole genome shotgun sequence carries:
- the kitlgb gene encoding kit ligand b, translating into MFHMREVKIGESICVLVLLFSGLVTCSGVFGSPLTDDVATLETLSENIPSDYRIPIYFITKDVGGACWPNVNLYHVESSLKTLALKFGNLSTNKANITIFITMLEGFRITLDEEKLEVAMQTFECHYRRGKWPTRRYFNHVKEVLTAAGSKLGDFNNCTPPPCKTPPAPAFTPGKSRQQNGMSGAIHGLLALLIIPSMALLVLTVKMVFRKSHCCAQRMHEVSLNEAHDGAEESRTGPHDGAARGDPDSSSTSQQDRAWVDSLGCADTEV